From Microcystis aeruginosa NIES-2549, a single genomic window includes:
- a CDS encoding PEP-CTERM sorting domain-containing protein: MMTTNKLTKTFASGSLAIGIATLSSVAGSLLVAPSAQAVQVFCNTGGSWTVGDKTISDILCDGFTTPDSFLRFAQSGLTYDFGGLFDPLENTAGSVSYKLQINGPKEFAGVELDSDCDDLLGGACNVNKKVWGDALNGTNLLADLYSFNGEEDFGSLSGQTIYVLDSWTPTDSAALSGIENAYTQTVPEPGTILGLLAVGGLGLVSRFKKQK; the protein is encoded by the coding sequence ATGATGACAACCAACAAATTAACCAAAACCTTTGCTTCTGGCTCTCTAGCGATCGGCATCGCTACCCTTTCCTCTGTTGCCGGTTCTCTACTCGTTGCTCCCTCTGCCCAAGCAGTTCAAGTATTCTGCAACACGGGCGGTTCGTGGACGGTAGGAGACAAGACGATCTCCGATATCCTGTGCGATGGTTTTACCACCCCAGATAGCTTCCTCAGATTCGCCCAGTCTGGCCTTACTTACGATTTTGGTGGTCTGTTCGACCCCCTTGAAAACACAGCAGGAAGTGTTTCCTATAAGCTCCAAATCAACGGTCCTAAGGAATTCGCAGGTGTGGAATTAGATAGCGATTGTGACGATCTGCTGGGTGGTGCTTGCAACGTAAATAAAAAAGTATGGGGCGATGCTCTAAATGGTACAAACCTTCTTGCCGACCTGTATTCATTCAACGGTGAAGAAGACTTCGGCTCCCTTTCAGGACAAACTATCTATGTTCTCGATTCATGGACTCCCACCGATTCAGCTGCACTTTCTGGTATCGAAAACGCCTACACCCAAACCGTCCCCGAACCGGGTACTATCCTCGGACTTTTGGCAGTGGGTGGTTTAGGATTGGTTTCCCGCTTCAAGAAGCAAAAATAA
- a CDS encoding glycosyltransferase family 2 protein has translation MFSIYILTHNEEIDIAACIESAQLSDDIIVVDSFSNDRTVEIAQRYPVRVIQHTFESHGEQRSWMLRSILTKHEWVYILEADERMTPQLFRECLQAIKSPDNVGYYAAERVMFMGRWIRHSTQYPRYQLRLLKKGQVWFSDYGHTEREVCLGATGFLQETYPHYTCSKGLSRWIEKHNRYSSDEAKETLSQLENGAVKWWDLFFGDNEVARRRALKDLSLRLPCRPLLRWLYMYFILGGIRDGKAGFAWCTLQAFYEYLILLKAEEIKTENFTVNDQIIIESEPAIEVTSDCC, from the coding sequence ATGTTCTCTATCTACATCCTTACCCATAACGAAGAAATCGATATCGCCGCCTGTATTGAATCGGCACAACTATCTGATGATATTATTGTGGTGGATTCCTTTAGTAACGATCGCACTGTGGAGATTGCCCAACGTTATCCCGTCCGGGTTATCCAACACACTTTTGAAAGTCACGGAGAACAACGCAGCTGGATGTTACGTTCTATTCTCACTAAACACGAATGGGTGTATATTTTAGAGGCTGATGAACGGATGACCCCGCAGTTATTCCGAGAATGTTTACAGGCAATAAAATCCCCGGATAATGTGGGTTATTACGCGGCCGAAAGGGTGATGTTTATGGGGAGATGGATTCGTCACAGTACCCAGTATCCCCGCTATCAATTGCGTTTATTGAAAAAAGGACAGGTCTGGTTTTCCGATTATGGTCACACGGAAAGAGAAGTTTGTCTAGGAGCAACCGGTTTTCTGCAAGAAACCTATCCCCATTACACCTGTAGTAAAGGTTTAAGTCGCTGGATAGAAAAACACAATCGTTATTCTAGCGATGAAGCAAAAGAAACTCTCTCTCAATTAGAAAATGGTGCGGTGAAATGGTGGGATTTATTCTTTGGTGATAACGAAGTGGCCAGAAGACGCGCTTTAAAAGATTTATCCCTGCGTTTACCCTGTCGTCCCCTCTTGCGTTGGTTGTATATGTACTTTATTTTAGGGGGAATCCGGGACGGAAAAGCCGGTTTTGCTTGGTGTACTTTACAGGCTTTTTATGAGTATTTAATTCTTTTGAAAGCTGAAGAAATCAAAACCGAGAATTTTACCGTTAATGATCAGATTATCATTGAATCGGAACCAGCGATCGAGGTGACATCCGATTGT